A genomic stretch from Capricornis sumatraensis isolate serow.1 chromosome 4, serow.2, whole genome shotgun sequence includes:
- the SNU13 gene encoding NHP2-like protein 1, with protein MTEADVNPKAYPLADAHLTKKLLDLVQQSCNYKQLRKGANEATKTLNRGISEFIVMAADAEPLEIILHLPLLCEDKNVPYVFVRSKQALGRACGVSRPVIACSVTIKEGSQLKQQIQSIQQSIERLLV; from the exons AGGCTGACGTCAATCCAAAGGCCTACCCTCTTGCAGATGCCCACCTCACCAAGAAACTACTGGACCTTGTTCAGCAGTCATGTAACTACAAGCAGCTTCGAAAAGGAGCCAATGAGG CCACCAAAACCCTCAACAGAGGCATCTCTGAGTTCATCGTGATGGCTGCAGATGCGGAGCCCTTGGAGATCATCCTGCACCTCCCGCTGCTGTGTGAGGACAAGAACGTGCCCTATGTGTTCGTGCGCTCCAAGCAGGCTCTGGGGCGAGCCTGCGGGGTCTCCAGGCCTGTCATCGCCTGCTCCGTCACCATCAAAGAGGGCTCACAACTGAAGCAGCAGATCCAGTCCATCCAGCAGTCCATCGAAAGGCTCTTGGTCTAA